DNA from Pirellulales bacterium:
TGGAACGTCACGGCATTGAAGTGACCGACACCGACTTGGGGGAACGGATTGTGCAATTGGATCGCAAGCCTCCCAGCCATATTGTGATGCCTGCCATTCACATGAAGAAGGAAGAAATCGGCGAGCTGTTTCACAAGCATTTGCAATCGGCGGCCGGCGCGACCGATCCGCAGTATTTGGCCGAGGTAGCCCGGCAACATTTGCGACACAAGTTTATGGAAGCCGACGCCGGGCTGACCGGCGTGAATTTTGCCGTGGCTGAAACAGGCGGTTTCGTCGTTTGCACCAACGAAGGCAATGCCGATTTAGGTGTCTCACTCCCGAAATTGCACATCGCGTGCATGGGGATCGAAAAATTGATTCCCCGCGCGAAAGATTTGGGCGTCTTCTTGCGGCTGTTGGCGCGATCGGCCACGGGGCAACCGATTACAGCGTATTCGTCGCACTTCCATGGTCCGCGCCTCGGTGGCGAGTTGCACATTGTGATTGTTGACAACGGCCGCAGTCAACTGCTGGCCAGCGGGGAATTTCGCGGCTCGCTGAAGTGTATTCGCTGCGGGGCGTGCATGAACACGTGTCCGGTCTATCGCCGCAGCGGCGGCCACAGTTACGAGAACACGGTGCCCGGTCCGATTGGCTCCATTTTAGCGCCGGCTCGCGATCCGCAGCATTATTACAGCCTGCCGTATGCTTGCAGCCTGTGCGGCAGCTGCACCGACGTGTGCCCAGTGAAGATCGACATTCACCATCAACTGCTTACCTGGCGGCGGGAACTAGCGGTGCATGGCCATTTGCCGTGGACCAAACGCTTTTCGATGAAGCTGGCCAGCATTGTGCTGCGCACGACTTGGTTGTATGGTTTGATGGGGAATATGGGGCGGTGGGCTCTGCGGAATTTCCCACGGTGGCTGGTATATAACCGCTTGAATGCGTGGGGGCGGCAGCGCGAATTGCCTCCCGCGCCGCGCCGCAGCTTTCGACAGCTTTATCAAGAGCATTATGGCCGAACCACAACCGCCGGAACATCGCCGCAGCCGGGAGGAAATTCTGTCGGCGATTCGCAGTCATCAACCTCCCGGCACTGAGTTGCCCACGCTGGAGCACCAGTGGATCACGTATGTTGACCGGCCAGCGCAATTCGCCAAAGTGCTGACCGAAATCGGCGGACAGTGGGTGCGCGTGCCCGATGCGGCGGCAGCTCACTCTGCCCTGGGCGAAATTCCTGCATATCGAGAAGCGAAGCAAATCATTTCGCGTGTGCTTGGAATCGGCAACTCAAATGTTGATTTGACGAATATCAGCGATCCACATGCCTTGGAGCCGATCGACTTTGCTGTGCTGTCTGGTGAATTCGGCGTGGCCGAAAATGCAGCGATTTGGGTCACCGATCGGAATCTGCCACTGCGAGCGTTATATTTTATTGTGCAGCACCTGGCACTGGTGTTGCCGGCGGGCGAAATTGTTGACAATATGCACCAAGCGTACGAGCGACTAAAGTTCAATCGGGCGGAGTTTGGCGCGTTTATTGCTGGACCTTCCAAAACGGCAGATATTGAACAATCGCTGGTGATTGGCGCGCACGGGTCGCGTTCGCTGACCGTGTTTTGCGTGGGCTGAATTGGATTTTGCAAGCGCGGATCGCATTTAACCGCAGAGATGCCAAGCCACCCAGAAGTAAGGGAACACGCAGCTACCGAAGGGCGGAAGGGCTGGACAGTATCGATCCCATCGGCAGTTAGGTGCGTAAGGGAAAGTATCTGTAAATCGAGGTGCTAGAACCATGAGGCATGTGATGAGACAGCAGTGGATGGAAAGCAGGTTGGCGGGTTGCATGGCAGGCGCATTTGCACTGTCAGGGTTGCTTGCGGCGGCGTTTCCGGCGGCAACTGTCATTGCGGCCGATCAACCGCTGAAAAGCGGCATCGACCGGTCCACGTTCGATACCTCGATTAAGCCAGGCGACGACTTTTTTGAATACGTAAACGGCAGGTGGATCAAGGAAAACCCCATCCCGGACGAGTACAGCCGTTGGGGCGCTTTCCCGAAATTGCACGACGATAATCTCGTGGCCCTGCGGGAAATTGTGGAAGGTCTGTCGAAGAGCGACAAGCCGCTCGATGCCGATTCGCGCAAGCTGCGCGATTTTTATAAAACGGCGATGGATGAAAAAAAGCTGAACGAGGGCGGCGCGAAGCCGCTGGCCGACGATCTGGACCGGATTGCAAAAATTCAAAACACGGATGATTTACTGAAGCTCGTCGGTCATTTTCAGGCCTCGGGCATTTCGGGTTTGTTTGGTTTCGGCGTTGAGCAGGACGAAAAGCAAAGTTCGCGCTATGCCATTCAATTGTGGCAGGGAGGGCTGGGTTTGCCGGAACGCAATTACTATTTAGGCTCCGGCGACGATTCCAAACGCATACGCGATCAATATCGCGAGCATGTGGCTAAAATGCTGA
Protein-coding regions in this window:
- a CDS encoding lactate utilization protein B, with the translated sequence MNHATLAAEFVRNRPRAHWHDTALWFVRAKRDKAVHSLPEWETLRETASAIKLHTISHLAEYLEQFERQATALGATVHWACDAAEHNQIVLDILRQHGVKKLVKSKSMLTEECHLNPYLERHGIEVTDTDLGERIVQLDRKPPSHIVMPAIHMKKEEIGELFHKHLQSAAGATDPQYLAEVARQHLRHKFMEADAGLTGVNFAVAETGGFVVCTNEGNADLGVSLPKLHIACMGIEKLIPRAKDLGVFLRLLARSATGQPITAYSSHFHGPRLGGELHIVIVDNGRSQLLASGEFRGSLKCIRCGACMNTCPVYRRSGGHSYENTVPGPIGSILAPARDPQHYYSLPYACSLCGSCTDVCPVKIDIHHQLLTWRRELAVHGHLPWTKRFSMKLASIVLRTTWLYGLMGNMGRWALRNFPRWLVYNRLNAWGRQRELPPAPRRSFRQLYQEHYGRTTTAGTSPQPGGNSVGDSQSSTSRH
- a CDS encoding LUD domain-containing protein; its protein translation is MAEPQPPEHRRSREEILSAIRSHQPPGTELPTLEHQWITYVDRPAQFAKVLTEIGGQWVRVPDAAAAHSALGEIPAYREAKQIISRVLGIGNSNVDLTNISDPHALEPIDFAVLSGEFGVAENAAIWVTDRNLPLRALYFIVQHLALVLPAGEIVDNMHQAYERLKFNRAEFGAFIAGPSKTADIEQSLVIGAHGSRSLTVFCVG